The following coding sequences lie in one Terriglobia bacterium genomic window:
- a CDS encoding DUF4845 domain-containing protein gives MKALRAILGVAFIVAVVYGTWIMVPPYYSNYQLQDTIAEEARMNTYTQKSEEDMRETIWRKAKDLEIPIQREQINVQRAGGGVAIWVDYTVHVDIPGYPLDLQFHPSSKNKSY, from the coding sequence ATGAAAGCGCTTCGGGCGATACTCGGCGTTGCCTTCATCGTGGCCGTGGTCTACGGCACGTGGATCATGGTTCCGCCCTACTACTCCAACTACCAACTGCAGGACACGATCGCCGAAGAAGCGCGCATGAACACTTACACACAAAAATCCGAGGAAGACATGCGCGAAACCATCTGGCGCAAGGCGAAAGACCTGGAGATTCCCATCCAGCGCGAGCAGATTAACGTGCAGCGCGCTGGCGGTGGCGTCGCCATCTGGGTTGACTACACCGTGCATGTGGACATTCCTGGGTACCCCCTCGACCTGCAATTCCACCCCTCTTCGAAAAACAAGAGCTATTGA
- a CDS encoding PBP1A family penicillin-binding protein has protein sequence MVKVAATFFLVVTLIVLGVFVGYYVKYERIIDRRLHGQIFTNATRIYARPASIWTGESISAHDIAAQLRRAGYVEDQNSSGVGSYRLMSHGIEIHPGPESYHNQDGALVRESGGKIERIVGTGDSDGRELSAYELEPTLITAVDNEQRTKRQLVEYRDIPKVMVDAVTAIEDRRFFQHAGVNYWRFMQAAWIDLRQGGVRRQGGSTITMQVARAFFLSPEKTIKRKLIEMLIAIELEQKLSKEQIFSLYANQVDLGQRGSYTITGFAEAARSYFNKDLQNISLPEAALLAGIIQRPSYLSPYRHPERALERRNLVLEAMVETGAITREQCDKAKAAPLKLAPPNVEASDAPYFVDLVKDSLLSRFSDHDPSENAYRVYTTLDPDLQKAAAEAVQEGIKNVDAQVEKLRTRRVKVGAGKNAKVEVKVVPGPMPQVALVALDPHTGEVLALVGGRNYGFSQLNHAVARRPTGSVFKPFVYAAAVNTALAGDGSNAITPASLIDDAPGTYTYGDQIYEPRNYKDEYHGVVSARFALAQSLNNATVKLAEQVGYDKVAALARAAGIKSVQPTPAMALGAYDATPLDVAAAYTVFANSGVRVSAMLATSVRDAHGNLVENFKAERTLVLDPRVAYVMTTMMEGVINNGTAAVVRGMGFSAPAAGKTGTSHDGWFAGYTSNLLCIVWVGYDDYSDLRLSGSSTAAPIWAEFMKRAIKLPAYHDEEPFQQPAGVVNVQLDKATNRLATAACPETYTVAFIAGTEPKDSCDQPVGEHRGILTRIFGSPAPPPPPVIGATSSTVRPAPPAPVASSNPGKADPPEKKKGIFGKIVGIFKGDKPSSAPPPKDGGTNPH, from the coding sequence ATGGTCAAGGTCGCCGCCACCTTTTTCCTGGTCGTGACGCTGATCGTGCTGGGCGTTTTCGTTGGCTACTACGTTAAGTACGAGAGGATTATCGATCGCCGGCTGCACGGGCAGATATTCACTAACGCCACCAGAATCTACGCTCGTCCCGCCAGCATTTGGACGGGAGAGAGCATCTCTGCGCACGACATCGCCGCCCAGTTGCGCCGCGCCGGGTATGTCGAAGACCAGAACTCCAGCGGCGTCGGCAGCTATCGACTGATGTCGCACGGCATCGAGATCCATCCCGGCCCCGAGTCCTACCACAACCAGGACGGCGCCCTGGTGCGCGAGTCCGGCGGCAAGATTGAGCGCATTGTCGGCACCGGCGACTCGGATGGCCGCGAGCTCTCCGCCTACGAGTTGGAGCCAACGCTGATCACCGCCGTGGACAACGAGCAGCGCACCAAGCGCCAGCTCGTGGAATACAGGGACATTCCCAAGGTCATGGTTGACGCGGTCACCGCGATCGAAGACCGGCGCTTCTTCCAGCACGCCGGCGTCAATTACTGGCGCTTCATGCAGGCGGCGTGGATTGACTTGCGCCAGGGCGGCGTGCGCAGGCAGGGCGGCTCCACCATCACCATGCAGGTGGCGCGCGCGTTCTTCCTCAGCCCCGAGAAGACGATTAAGCGCAAGCTGATCGAAATGCTGATAGCCATTGAGCTGGAGCAGAAGCTTTCCAAGGAGCAGATCTTCTCGCTTTATGCCAACCAGGTGGATCTGGGGCAACGCGGTTCGTATACGATCACCGGATTCGCGGAAGCGGCGCGCTCCTACTTCAATAAGGATCTGCAGAACATCAGCCTGCCGGAAGCCGCGCTGCTGGCCGGCATCATCCAGCGTCCCAGCTATCTTTCGCCCTACCGCCATCCCGAGCGCGCCCTTGAGCGCCGCAACCTGGTGCTGGAGGCCATGGTCGAGACTGGTGCCATCACCCGGGAACAGTGCGACAAAGCCAAGGCCGCCCCGCTCAAGCTTGCTCCCCCCAACGTCGAGGCCAGCGACGCGCCCTATTTCGTGGATCTCGTCAAAGACAGCCTGCTCAGCCGCTTTAGCGATCACGATCCGAGCGAAAACGCCTACCGCGTGTATACGACGCTGGATCCCGACCTGCAGAAGGCCGCCGCCGAGGCCGTGCAGGAGGGCATCAAGAATGTGGATGCACAGGTGGAAAAACTGCGCACCCGGCGCGTGAAGGTCGGTGCCGGAAAGAATGCCAAGGTTGAAGTGAAGGTCGTGCCCGGGCCGATGCCGCAGGTCGCACTGGTGGCTCTCGATCCGCACACCGGCGAAGTCCTGGCGCTGGTGGGCGGGCGCAATTACGGCTTCAGCCAGTTGAACCACGCGGTGGCGCGCCGGCCCACGGGATCGGTCTTCAAACCCTTTGTGTACGCCGCCGCGGTCAACACCGCTCTTGCTGGCGACGGCAGCAATGCGATCACACCCGCGTCCCTGATTGACGATGCGCCCGGCACCTACACTTACGGCGACCAGATCTATGAGCCGCGCAACTATAAGGACGAGTACCACGGCGTGGTCTCGGCGCGCTTTGCGTTGGCGCAGTCACTGAACAATGCGACGGTGAAGCTGGCCGAGCAGGTGGGCTACGACAAAGTCGCCGCTCTTGCCCGCGCCGCCGGGATCAAGTCCGTGCAGCCGACGCCCGCCATGGCATTGGGCGCGTACGACGCCACGCCCCTGGACGTGGCGGCCGCCTATACCGTCTTCGCCAACAGCGGCGTCCGCGTTTCGGCAATGCTGGCTACCTCGGTGCGCGATGCCCACGGCAACTTGGTGGAGAACTTCAAGGCGGAACGCACCCTGGTGCTCGATCCCCGCGTCGCCTACGTCATGACCACCATGATGGAGGGGGTGATCAACAACGGCACCGCCGCGGTTGTGCGCGGCATGGGATTCTCCGCGCCCGCCGCCGGCAAGACCGGAACTTCGCATGACGGCTGGTTCGCCGGCTACACCAGCAATCTGCTGTGCATCGTGTGGGTGGGCTACGACGATTACAGCGACCTGCGCCTCAGCGGGTCGAGCACCGCGGCGCCCATCTGGGCCGAGTTCATGAAACGCGCTATCAAGCTGCCGGCTTATCACGACGAGGAGCCGTTCCAGCAGCCCGCCGGGGTGGTGAATGTCCAACTCGACAAAGCGACCAACCGCCTGGCCACTGCGGCCTGCCCGGAAACCTACACCGTGGCGTTTATCGCCGGCACGGAACCGAAAGACTCTTGCGATCAGCCGGTCGGCGAGCATCGCGGCATCCTGACGCGTATTTTTGGCAGCCCTGCGCCACCTCCGCCTCCAGTGATTGGCGCCACCAGCAGCACGGTTCGTCCCGCGCCGCCGGCGCCGGTCGCGAGTTCCAACCCGGGTAAGGCGGATCCGCCGGAGAAAAAGAAGGGAATTTTCGGCAAAATAGTAGGTATCTTCAAGGGAGACAAGCCGTCCTCGGCGCCACCGCCGAAGGACGGCGGCACCAATCCGCACTGA
- a CDS encoding tetratricopeptide repeat protein, giving the protein MNRRLLLLTCALVAVLLAGSYAQESKEPATADRPAAPARVGPPPKDAAPAALEEQGDKLRADKSFADALDYYRAALKKAPSATLWNKIGITELQLSRFKPAAKSFDHAIKLNSKFPEAYNNRGAVYYIVGASQQALAQRAGRSIPGSARKNYQKAIKEYLKALALQDSSASYHSNLGTAYFAMKEYPAAMNEYAIALQLDPDVFEHRSQSGIAAQMSSPQDRAYYSFLLARMYAKSGNSDRALEYLRKAMEDGYKDIDAVYKDQEFAALRKDPRFGELMANKPQAIPQ; this is encoded by the coding sequence ATGAACCGTCGTCTGCTGCTGCTTACGTGCGCGCTCGTCGCCGTTTTGCTCGCTGGATCGTACGCTCAGGAATCCAAGGAGCCCGCCACAGCGGATCGTCCCGCGGCGCCGGCGCGCGTCGGCCCGCCGCCGAAGGATGCTGCACCGGCGGCCCTGGAAGAGCAGGGCGACAAGCTCCGCGCTGATAAGTCCTTCGCCGACGCTCTCGACTACTACCGCGCTGCCCTGAAGAAAGCCCCCAGCGCCACTTTGTGGAACAAGATTGGCATCACCGAGCTGCAGCTTAGCCGCTTCAAACCCGCCGCCAAGAGCTTCGATCACGCCATCAAGCTGAATTCGAAGTTTCCTGAGGCTTACAACAATCGCGGTGCGGTGTATTACATCGTCGGCGCGTCACAGCAGGCGTTGGCACAACGTGCCGGCAGGTCGATTCCCGGAAGCGCGCGCAAGAATTATCAGAAAGCGATCAAGGAGTATCTGAAAGCGCTGGCGCTGCAGGACAGCAGCGCCTCGTATCACAGCAACCTTGGCACCGCCTACTTTGCGATGAAGGAGTATCCTGCCGCCATGAATGAGTACGCTATCGCCTTGCAACTCGATCCCGACGTGTTCGAACACCGCTCGCAATCCGGGATTGCCGCGCAAATGTCGTCGCCCCAGGACCGTGCGTACTACTCCTTTCTACTGGCGCGGATGTACGCCAAGTCGGGCAATTCGGATCGCGCACTGGAGTACCTGCGCAAGGCGATGGAAGACGGCTACAAGGACATCGACGCCGTCTACAAAGACCAGGAATTCGCGGCCCTCAGGAAAGACCCGCGGTTTGGCGAACTGATGGCCAACAAGCCGCAGGCAATCCCGCAATGA
- a CDS encoding HAD hydrolase family protein gives MSEERARKIKLLLLDVDGVMTDGSLWFFPAPAGAHQETRKQAGKFSGKGGYAIASANMVEAKGFNAHDGTAISLARLGGIKTGLITKRISDTVALRARDLRLDHVYQGIADKLTVFQEILRQEKLSAEQAAYLGDDIIDLPVMQRCGLAIAVPNSRREVLAIAHYVTEHAGGHGAVRDAVEFILQAQGKLQEVIDAYLQVRKKDN, from the coding sequence ATGTCCGAAGAACGCGCGCGCAAGATCAAGTTGCTGCTGCTGGACGTAGACGGCGTCATGACCGACGGCTCCCTCTGGTTCTTTCCCGCTCCCGCCGGAGCGCACCAGGAAACACGCAAGCAGGCAGGCAAATTTTCCGGCAAGGGTGGCTACGCGATTGCCAGCGCGAACATGGTGGAAGCCAAGGGCTTCAACGCGCATGATGGCACCGCCATCTCGCTGGCGCGACTGGGCGGGATCAAGACCGGCCTGATCACCAAGCGCATTTCCGATACGGTGGCGCTGCGAGCGCGCGATCTGCGCCTCGACCATGTCTACCAGGGCATCGCCGACAAGCTCACTGTCTTTCAGGAAATCCTGCGCCAGGAGAAACTCTCCGCCGAGCAGGCGGCGTACCTGGGAGACGACATCATCGACTTGCCGGTGATGCAGCGCTGCGGGCTGGCGATCGCGGTGCCGAACTCGCGCCGGGAGGTGCTCGCGATAGCGCATTACGTTACCGAGCACGCGGGCGGACACGGCGCCGTGCGCGATGCCGTGGAATTCATTCTCCAAGCACAGGGCAAGTTGCAGGAAGTGATTGACGCGTACTTGCAGGTCAGAAAAAAGGATAACTGA